A window from Salinigranum halophilum encodes these proteins:
- a CDS encoding DUF5786 family protein, with amino-acid sequence MSMGAYDEDEHERREQKTSQVDASFDDERVVYQGTLEYDSGDSTAALLDQFKQIKEQ; translated from the coding sequence ATGTCAATGGGTGCCTATGACGAGGACGAGCACGAGCGACGTGAACAGAAGACCTCGCAGGTCGACGCGTCTTTCGACGACGAGCGAGTTGTGTACCAGGGGACCCTCGAGTACGACTCCGGGGACTCCACAGCGGCACTCCTCGACCAGTTCAAGCAGATCAAAGAGCAGTAA